Within Desulfobacter sp., the genomic segment ACAATAGGCCTGTGGTTGAAACAGGTATTCTGGTTGGATCTGACGAATTTGGTGCAATTATAAATGGAAACGGCCTTGTCAAATTTGCCGTCTTTGGGATCTTCATTTTTTACGACAATCCGTTTGGAGTCGACATCCACAACGATCCCGTCGCATTCAGCAACAATGGTTACCCCGGAATCCCTGGCCACAACCGCTTCCATGCCGGTGCCCACAAGGGGAGCCTCGCTCTGGATAAGGGGTACAGCCTGGCGCTGCATGTTTGACCCCATGAGGGCCCGGTTTGCGTCGTCATTTTCCAGAAAGGGAATCAGGGAGGCGGAAACCGATACCAGCTGGTTGGGCGCCACGTCCATGAACTTCACATCCTGGGGGGCCACCATTTCATACTCACCTGCAACCCTGGCGGAAACCGTGGGATTAATAAAATTACCATCGGTGTCCAGAGGCGCATTGGCCTGGGCAATGGGGTGTTCTTTTTCTTCAAAGGCACTCAGGTGCTTGATTTCTTTGCTGGCGCAGCCTTCTTCAGCCAGGCGGAACGGCGTCTCAATGAAACCGAAATCATTCACCCTGGCAAAGGTGCACAGGGAAACGATCAGGCCGATATTGGGTCCTTCAGGGGTTTCAATGGGACAAATCCGCCCGTAGTGTGAGGGATGGACGTCACGGACCTCAAACCCTGCCCTTTCACGGGTAAGACCGCCGGGGCCCAGTGCGGAAAGACGCCGTTTATGCGTAGTTTCCGACAGGGGATTGGTCTGGTCCATGAACTGGGAAAGCTGGGAGGTGCCAAAGAACTCGCGCACGACAGCAGATACCGGTTTGGGGTTAATCAAGTCGTGGGGCATCATGGCGTCCACTTCCTGCATGCTCATCTTCTCTTTGATGGCCCGCTCCATACGGACAAGGCCAATACGGTAGTGGTTCTCAAGGAGTTCACCCACTGCACGGACGCGCCGGTTGCCCAGATGGTCGATATCGTCAACCTGTCCTTGGGTGTCCTTGAGTTCAATCAAAGTAGATGCAGTAAGCAGCACATCTTCTTTCCTCAGGGTTTTCACATCGATCTTGGTGTTTACCCCGAGGCGGTGGTTCATTTTCAGACGACCGACCTTTGACAGGTCATAGTAAGCCTGACGGAAGAAGAGATGATCGATGAAGTCCTGGGCCACTTCAATGGTGGCAGGATTACCGGGGCGCAGGCGGCGGTAAATGTCCATGAGGGCTTCTTCTTTGGATTCGATTTTGTCAGACACCAGGGTCTTGCGCATGGAGTCAGAGCTTCTCGGATCCGCATAGAGAACTTCAAATTCTTCAAACCCGTATTCTTCAAACTGTTCAAGAGTTGCCTCGGTGATCATCTCACCTGCTTTGAACAGCATTTCATCTCCACCGGCGGAGAAGTAATTTTTGGAGAATGATTTATCCAGAATTTCCTCTTCGGTAACCGGGATAAAATCAAGGGATTCATCCTTGAGCTGTTTCAAGGCCCTTTTTGTAAAGATCCGGCCGGCCTTGACAACCACTTCCCCGCTTTCCGGGGACTTGATATCGAAACTGGCCCGCTGCCGGACTAAATTTTCAGGCACGAATTCCCTGAAAAAAGACCCGTTTTTACGTTTGATTTTTTCTTTGGTATAGAAAAAATCAAGAATGTCTTCACTGGTATAACCAAAGGCCTTAAACAGGATAGAAACCGGGAATTTCCGGCGCCGGTCTATGCGGATATTGACAATGTCCTTGGCATCGATTTCCATGTCGATCCAGGATCCGCGCACCGGAATGATTCTGGCATTGTAAATGATCTTGCCAGAGGAATAGTTTTTTCCTTTATCGTGGTCGAAGAATACACCGGAGGACCGGTGAAGCTGGCTGACCACGGCCCGTTCAGTGCCGTTGATAATGAACGTTCCCCTCGGGGTCATCAAGGGGATGGTTCCAAAATAGATTTCCTGTTCTTTAATGTCCCGGATGGTGGACAGACCGGTGTCCTTGTCATTGTCATAGACGACAAGCCGAACCCTGATGTTCACGGGAATGTCATAGGTCATCCCGCGGCTGATACACTCCTTCATGGAGTGCTTAGATTCCCCGAAAGAATAGGACACATACTCTAAAGAAGAGGTATCGGTAAAATCCTTTATGGGGAATACCGATTTAAAAACTGAGTGGAGCCCTTTATCCTCTCTGTCCTGGGGAAGTATATCTCTTTGGAGAAAACTCTCGAAAGAATTGCGCTGCATCCCGATAAGATCGGGAATGTCTATGATTTTCTTTTTACTGCCAAACTCTTTTCTAATACGCTTATTCGTCAAAAGACTTCCGGTCATGATATCTCCCAGTGTGAGTTTTTCCAACCGTAAAAGCGGAGACATGGCACAATTGCCTTGCCCCCGCATATAGTTTATGCACAAAGTTGATTAAAATCAGCTTTGCAAAACTATTTTACAGATACCTGAGCGCCTGCGCCCTCAAGCTGTTCTTTAATCTTGTCGGCTTCGTCTTTGGCAATGCCTTCTTTAATTGCTTTGGGAGCTTCTTCAACCAGGGCTTTGGCTTCTTTCAGGCCAAGACCGGTGATTGCGCGAACTTCCTTAATTACGTTGATTTTCTTGTCACCTACGGATTCAAGAACAACGTCGAACTCGGTTTTTTCTTCAGCAGCGGCACCGGCATCGCCGGCAACGGGCATTGCACCGCCCATCATAACGGGGGCGGCAGCGGATACGCCGAATTTGTCTTCAAGTTCTTTTACCAGTTCTGACAGCTCCAGAACGCTCATGTTTGCAATGAATTCAATAACATCATCTTTTGTGATATCAGCCATTTTACTCTCCTAAAATTGACACGAAATATGTCGTCTTCTAATAATTTGTTTGGTTTGTTAATTTTATGCTGCGTCTTTTTGATCTTTAACAGCGTTAAGCACATTGACAAAAGATCTGGGTACGCCTGAAAGCACGTTGACCAGGTTGGTGGGCACGGCATTGAGGGTGTATACCAGTTTGGCGAGGAGATCTTCTTTGGACGGCATTTTCGCCAGTTGTTCGATCTCTTTCACACTGAGAAGCTTTCCGCCAAGGGCAGCGCCCTTAATTTCCAGCTTTTCATTATCTTTTGCAAAATCTACGAGAATTTTTGCAGGGGCCACAGGATCGTCCTGAGAGACCACAATAGCGTTGGGGCCTTTGTAGAGATCGACAAGAACCTCAGAGTCCGTCCCTTTGGACGCAAGTCTCATGAGGGTGTTTTTTACAACCTCCATCTGAACGCCTGCTTCCCTGAGTTTTGCGCGAAGTTCAGTCACCTGGAGAACTGACAGACCTTTGTAGTCGACCAGGACTGAAATTTCCGCATCGGCAAGCTGCTTTGAAAGTCTTTCAACCAGCTCTTTTTTCTGGGATATGTTCAGCAATTACTTACACCTCCTTCCATTAATAGAATTACGTCGAAGGTGCCAACGAAACCAAAACAAGATTATATTTCCGTCTCGGCAGGCCGGCAAATCCGATTATGCATAAACTCATGCACCTACTGTCTGTGACAGGTTTGGTACTGCGCGGCGGCCGGCTGAGCCGGCCGTCAACACTTATTTAATCAACAGAGGGTCGACTTTGATGCCGGGGCCCATTGTTGAAGAAATCGAAATAGATTTAAGGTAGGTACCTTTTGATGCTGCCGGTTTCAGGGCAACAATCTTATCCAGAAAAGCCTGTACGTTTTCCATGAGCTTTTCTGCACCGAAAGAGACCTTTCCTACGGGGACGTGAACAATACCGGCTTTTTCAACTCTGAAATCAATCTTGCCGGCTTTAAGTTCGTCGATGGCTTTCCCCAATTCAAAGGTGACGGTACCGGTTTTGGCATTGGGCATCAGCCCCCGGGGTCCCAGAACACGACCGAGCTTGCCAACTGTGCCCATCATGTCAGGGGTGGCAATAGCCTTGTCAAACCCGAACCAGCCGTCTTTAATTTTTTCGACGACTTCATCGGTGGCAATAAAATCCGCACCGGCATCAAGGGCTTCCTGTTCTTTTTCACCCTTGGCAAATACCAGGACCTTAACCTCTTTACCCAGTCCATTGGGAAGCACAACGGTACCCCGGACCATCTGGTCTGCATGCCGCGGGTCAACACCCAGTCTCACCGCCACATCAACAGTTTCATCAAACTTGGCGTAACTTGAAGATACAGCAAGCTCCAGGGCATCTTTAGGACCATACTGAACAGTCGTGTCGACTTTTTTCAGTGCTTCGATATGTTTTTTACTCCGCTTAGGCATTTTTCTTCACTCTTATACTTAAAGTTAAACTACTTCTATCCCCATACTTCTTGCTGTGCCTTCGATAATTTTGACGGCGGCGTCAATATCCCCGGCATTCAAGTCTTCCTTTTTGGTCTCTGCAATGGCAACCACCTGATCCCGGGTTACCTTGCCGACCTTTTCACGGTTCGGTTCGCCTGAACCTTTGCTGATTTTGGCAGCAGCCAGCAGCAGCCTTGATGCGGGGGGCGTCTTAGTGATGAAGCTGAAAGACCGGTCCTGATATACGGTGATAACAACGGGGATGATTGAACCGGCATCGTTTGCTGTCCTGGCGTTAAAGGCCTTGCAGAAGTCCATGATGTTGACGCCGTGCTGCCCCAGCGCAGGCCCGATTGGAGGTGAAGGATTGGCCTTACCCGCTTCGACCTGAAGCTTGATTTGTGTCATTACTTTTTTTGCCATTTTAATACTCCTGAAACTCGCTATTCATAACCAAATCAAATTTTGGTTACCTGTATAAAATTCAACTCAACCGGGGTAGCCCGCCCGAAGATACTAACCAGCACTTTGACCTTTTCCTTATCCGGAGACACCTCTTCAACAGTACCGTTGAAATTGGAAAAAGGACCGTCGATAACCCGAACCTCGTCACCGGGTTCAAAAAAGTACCTGGGCTGGGGTTTATCCTTGCCCTGCTCCATTTTATCGATAATGTCCTGGGCTTCCCTGTCCGTAATCGGTGCGGGCTTATTTTTCCCACCCAGAAAACCAGTCACCTTTGCAGTAGAACTGACAATATGCCAGGTCTCATTATCAAGGTGCATCCGCACCAGAATGTATCCCGGGTAAAACTTTCTGGAGGATTCTTTTTTCTTTCCGTCCACCAGTTCGACAACGCTTTCGGTCGGTATCAAAATATCCCCGAATTTCTCAGGATGCTTTGACCCTTGAATCTTTTCCTCCAGCGCAACCTTCACTTTCTGCTCATGGCCGGAATAGACATGAACCACATACCATTTTAAAGCCATGCTCTTCCCCTTAGTCTATGTAAGGACGACTTGTACAAGCCTGGAGAGGCTGAAATCAAAAAGCCCGAGGAAAGCGGCAACTACAAAAACAAACAGAATAACAACGATGGTTGTCCCTGTCGTTTGTTTGCGTGTCGGCCAGGTCACTTTTTTCAGCTCGACTTTGACCTCCCGGAGGAACTCTGCAGCCTTTGTAAAAAGGTTCCCGCTACCGGCTTCAACAACCGCCTTTTCGGCTTTGGCTTTCGATGCAATACCGGTGGCAGCCGGTTTTGCACTTGGTGCAACGGCTACTCGTCCCGCAGCGTCCTGCTCAGCCCCGACCTTCCTTTTCTTTTTATCAACGGAAGGCTTTTTTTTCTGCATTTTTGACATATTCCACCCGATCGATCGGCTCTGATAACCCTACTAAGAATCCCCAGAGCGTCTAAGACTGGCAGGTCAGGAGGGAGTCGAACCCCCAACATCCGGTTTTGGAGACCGGCGCTCTACCAATTGGAGCTACTGACCTGCATGGTAAACTATTTTATCTTCGTTTCCTTATGAACGAGATGCTTGTTGCAAAACTTGCAGTACTTTTTGAACTCGATCTTGTCCGGAGTCTTACGCTTGTTCTTGGTCGTTGTATAATTTTTTCTCTTGCACTCTGTACAGGCAAGAGCGATAAGTACTCTATCCACTATAAACCCCTATGACGTTATTCTATAATTTTGCCGGCAACACCGACACCAAAGCACAGCTTTTTTATATACCACACTTGTTGAAAAGAAGAAATCTTGGAAGGAAAGCTTTTACAGCAAAAGATGGGAACCCCGAAAACGAGGCAATGGTCCGACATTTATATTAAAGGTATATCCGCCGGACTCATCCTTAACCACCTTGTTACTCCTGCCAAAATTGTTGGAGCCCATGACCAGAATTGAACTGGTGAACCTCTTCCTTACCAAGGAAGCGCTCTACCGGCTGAGCTACATGGGCTTACACGGCAATCCAACTAGTGCGTCTTGCGGAACCTGCGTGTGGAGCGGGAGACGAGGTTCGAACTCGCGACATTCAGCTTGGAAGGCTGAAGCTCTACCAACTGAGCTACTCCCGCTTAAGTGAAACTGCATATAGTCAATGTACCAAAATCGACTATGTAGTAACGACCAACCTATCGCAGATCTCCTACACAATACTTTTGGTGGTGGGGGGAGGATTTGAACCTCCGAAGGCTGAGCCGTCAGATTTACAGTCTGATCCCTTTGACCACTCGGGAACCCCACCTAAGCATATTTCTGGAGCCGATACCCCGAATCGAACGGAGGACATTCTCATTACAAGTGAGATGCTCTACCAACTGAGCTATATCGGCTCGTCTTGCCGCGACCCTACGGATCACGCCAAAAAGACCGGGAGATAATAGCAGAGCGCCCCCCGTTTATCAAATGCATTAAAAACCAACCACCGCCAAATACCCCCAAATACACCCAAATAAGACATCAAATACCATTCAATATTCCGCTAATCTGATTTTTATTGAGTTATTCGCTATTTTGCTACATTACGACCAAATTTCATTCTTTTACACCAACCACAACCCGCCTAATTCTGCCCGAAAAACCGGCATAAAAGCGACAGATAAAAAAGGCCGAAACTTATAAGGGCTGTTCCGGTTATTCCAGTTCCCTAAATTTCACCTCCTAATGTTTTTACCACCCCAAGGCCCAAAGAACAAT encodes:
- the rplK gene encoding 50S ribosomal protein L11, whose amino-acid sequence is MAKKVMTQIKLQVEAGKANPSPPIGPALGQHGVNIMDFCKAFNARTANDAGSIIPVVITVYQDRSFSFITKTPPASRLLLAAAKISKGSGEPNREKVGKVTRDQVVAIAETKKEDLNAGDIDAAVKIIEGTARSMGIEVV
- the secE gene encoding preprotein translocase subunit SecE → MSKMQKKKPSVDKKKRKVGAEQDAAGRVAVAPSAKPAATGIASKAKAEKAVVEAGSGNLFTKAAEFLREVKVELKKVTWPTRKQTTGTTIVVILFVFVVAAFLGLFDFSLSRLVQVVLT
- the rpmG gene encoding 50S ribosomal protein L33; amino-acid sequence: MDRVLIALACTECKRKNYTTTKNKRKTPDKIEFKKYCKFCNKHLVHKETKIK
- the nusG gene encoding transcription termination/antitermination protein NusG: MALKWYVVHVYSGHEQKVKVALEEKIQGSKHPEKFGDILIPTESVVELVDGKKKESSRKFYPGYILVRMHLDNETWHIVSSTAKVTGFLGGKNKPAPITDREAQDIIDKMEQGKDKPQPRYFFEPGDEVRVIDGPFSNFNGTVEEVSPDKEKVKVLVSIFGRATPVELNFIQVTKI
- the rplL gene encoding 50S ribosomal protein L7/L12 → MTKDDVIEFIANMSVLELSELVKELEDKFGVSAAAPVMMGGAMPVAGDAGAAAEEKTEFDVVLESVGDKKINVIKEVRAITGLGLKEAKALVEEAPKAIKEGIAKDEADKIKEQLEGAGAQVSVK
- the rplJ gene encoding 50S ribosomal protein L10, producing the protein MLNISQKKELVERLSKQLADAEISVLVDYKGLSVLQVTELRAKLREAGVQMEVVKNTLMRLASKGTDSEVLVDLYKGPNAIVVSQDDPVAPAKILVDFAKDNEKLEIKGAALGGKLLSVKEIEQLAKMPSKEDLLAKLVYTLNAVPTNLVNVLSGVPRSFVNVLNAVKDQKDAA
- a CDS encoding 50S ribosomal protein L1, which gives rise to MPKRSKKHIEALKKVDTTVQYGPKDALELAVSSSYAKFDETVDVAVRLGVDPRHADQMVRGTVVLPNGLGKEVKVLVFAKGEKEQEALDAGADFIATDEVVEKIKDGWFGFDKAIATPDMMGTVGKLGRVLGPRGLMPNAKTGTVTFELGKAIDELKAGKIDFRVEKAGIVHVPVGKVSFGAEKLMENVQAFLDKIVALKPAASKGTYLKSISISSTMGPGIKVDPLLIK
- the rpoB gene encoding DNA-directed RNA polymerase subunit beta, with protein sequence MTGSLLTNKRIRKEFGSKKKIIDIPDLIGMQRNSFESFLQRDILPQDREDKGLHSVFKSVFPIKDFTDTSSLEYVSYSFGESKHSMKECISRGMTYDIPVNIRVRLVVYDNDKDTGLSTIRDIKEQEIYFGTIPLMTPRGTFIINGTERAVVSQLHRSSGVFFDHDKGKNYSSGKIIYNARIIPVRGSWIDMEIDAKDIVNIRIDRRRKFPVSILFKAFGYTSEDILDFFYTKEKIKRKNGSFFREFVPENLVRQRASFDIKSPESGEVVVKAGRIFTKRALKQLKDESLDFIPVTEEEILDKSFSKNYFSAGGDEMLFKAGEMITEATLEQFEEYGFEEFEVLYADPRSSDSMRKTLVSDKIESKEEALMDIYRRLRPGNPATIEVAQDFIDHLFFRQAYYDLSKVGRLKMNHRLGVNTKIDVKTLRKEDVLLTASTLIELKDTQGQVDDIDHLGNRRVRAVGELLENHYRIGLVRMERAIKEKMSMQEVDAMMPHDLINPKPVSAVVREFFGTSQLSQFMDQTNPLSETTHKRRLSALGPGGLTRERAGFEVRDVHPSHYGRICPIETPEGPNIGLIVSLCTFARVNDFGFIETPFRLAEEGCASKEIKHLSAFEEKEHPIAQANAPLDTDGNFINPTVSARVAGEYEMVAPQDVKFMDVAPNQLVSVSASLIPFLENDDANRALMGSNMQRQAVPLIQSEAPLVGTGMEAVVARDSGVTIVAECDGIVVDVDSKRIVVKNEDPKDGKFDKAVSIYNCTKFVRSNQNTCFNHRPIVEKGEFVKKGQVIADGPSTELGELALGKNVTVAFMPWDGYNYEDSILVSERLVKDAVYTSVHVEEFEVLARDTKLGKEEITRDIPNVGEEALKNLDESGIIRLGAEVQSGDILVGKITPKGETQLSPEEKLLRAIFGEKAGDVKDTSLCVPPGVKGKVIDAKVFSRRGLPKDDRTRQIEDEEIERLEKDRDDEIKIITEVGREKVEILLNGQTLATDLERNGKVMLKAGTVVKTGVFGKVPVSVLVNIAVEDAELTERAQVVFEKAQEQIKKARDHFNRQVSRFEKGDDLPPGVLKLIKISVAMERVLSVGDKMAGRHGNKGVVSRILRVEDLPYFADGRPVDMVLNPLGVPSRMNVGQILEIHLGHAAFALGQQIDELIEEKKMEALREKVGSIFALTRKQREVQADDVITRDIDSMDEEKLLKFAKLYRRGVHTATPVFDGATEEEIKELITLAGSNPSGQSVLYDGRTGEPFDKPVTVGTMYMLKLHHLVDDKLHARSIGPYSLVTQQPLGGKAQFGGQRLGEMEVWAMEAYGAAHALQEFLTVKSDDMTGRTRMYEKIVKGQNVLEPGMPESFRVLTKELNALGLDINLIEGTK